Part of the Streptomyces sp. RFCAC02 genome is shown below.
AGGGAGGGGAGGACTTGGGAGATGTAGTCGAGGAACCGGGCGTTCGGGCCCACCACCAGGACGCCCTCCTCCGCGGCGCGTGGGAAGGCGTACAGGACGTAGGCCGCCCGGTGCAGGGCGACCACCGTTTTGCCTGTGCCGGGTCCGCCCTGCACCACGGTCACTCCGCGGTGGGCGGAGCGGACGATCTCGTCCTGTTCGGTCTGGAGCGTCGCGACGGCCGCGTGCATCCTGCCCGTGCGCCGTGCCGACAGAGCCTCGGTCAACGGGCCGTCCCGACGACGTCCTCGTCGGTCGGGGTGGTCCCGTCCAGCAGTTCGTCGCTCACCGAGACGACCGTGCGCTCGTCGAGGCGCAGGTGCCGGCGCCGCCGCAGGCCCATCGGGTGGACCGGTGTCGCCTCGTAGAAGGGCCGCGCCGCGTTCGCGCGCCAGTCCACGAGCAGGGGCAGGTCGTCCTCCTCCGTGTGCAGTCCGATCCGTCCGATGCGCAGGGCCGTGCCATCCGTCCAGTCGATGCGTCCGAAGACCAGCCCTTTCCCGGCGCCCTCCAGCCGGCCGATCTCCTTGGTCAGACGCTCGGCGACGATTTCTCTCTCATATGCCTCGTCGGCCCTTTCAGCCGGGGCTTTCAGCACATTCGCCCGCTGTGTTCGTGCCTCGGAAAGCCGCTCGGTGAGCAGTTCGTACAGGGTGGACACATAAGCCTGCTCGGATGCAACCGCACGCACGGCCGGGTCGTTCACTTGCGACAACAGGGGCTCCTTCGATTCGAGCACACCATATGGTCGAAGCCGCCTGAAGGTAAGTCTTGACTTAGTTGTGGAGCCATGGCCTTGTGACCGGGACCGTGCGCGCATTCCGTCCTGCCCGGCAGGTCAGAGAAAAGTCGCGGAATCGTGATGGTTGATCGTACGGCGCGTCACTCATTCCGCTGTTCCGTATATCGTTGATTGCGTTTCTGATACCGGCCCGCCCGCCAGAAAAGTCACCGTCGGCAGGACAACCGGATCCTCCAGCGTCACGTGATGGCTGTGCCGCGTGACCGGCCTGTCACGCCGCTCGGATCGCGGCTGTCCGCGGCAGTTCCAGGTGCTCGCCGTGGAATCGTGTCCGCAGGGCGCGATCGTGTGTGACCAGCACCAGCGCTCCCGCGTACCCGGTCAGCGCTTCCTCCAGTTCCTCGACCAGTGCCGGTGACAGGTGGTTCGTCGGTTCATCCAGCAGCAGGAGGTCGGCGGGCTCCGCGACCAGGCGCGCCAGATCCACGCGGCGGCGCTGGCCGTACGACAGCTCACCCATGCGCAGCCGGAGTTCGGCCGGGTGGAAGAGACCGAGGGCGAGCAGGGCATCGGCGTGTTCGTCGGCGGAGCCCACGCGGCCCAGTCCGAACGCCTCGGCCACTGTGAGGTCCGACGGCCATGGTGTCTCGTCCTGGCGCAGATGGCCCACCCGGCCCGGCACCCGCACCGCGCCCTCGTCCGGCCGCAGCTCACCGGCGAGCAGCTTCAGCAGCGTCGTCTTGCCTGCGCCGTTGGGGCCGGTGACGAGAAGCCGGCCGTGGCGGCCGAGGGTGAGGGAGTCCAGGCGGAGACGGTCGCCCACGCGGATGTCCGTCAGCTGGGCGGCGGGGGTTTCCGCGGGAGTGGTGCCGGTGTCGTGCGCGACGTCTTCCGCCATCCGTATGCGTGACGTGAAGGCCAGCGGGTCGGGGGGCGGTGCCACCGGGTTCGCGGTGAGCCGCTCGACCCGCTCGCGGGCGTTGCGGATGCGGGCCATCGCCCCGTGGGCGCGGCCGCGTGCCCGGAACCCGCCGTGGCCGAAGTTGGCGAGCGACGCCTTGCGCGGGATGGTGTCGAGGCGGGCGGCGTGGCCGACGGCCAGCCGCTCGTTGCGGGCCAGTTCGGCACGCCACTCCTTGTGCTCCTGGAGCCGGCGGCGGCGTTCGGCGGCCTTCGCCGTACGGTAGCCGGTGTAGCCGTCGCCGTACCGGGTGACCTTCCCGGCCTCGGCCTCCAGGACCGTGGTCGTGAGGCGTTCGAGGAAGACGCGGTCGTGGGTGACGGCGAGCACGATGCCCTGGTGTGCCCGCAGTTGCGCCTCCAGCCATTCCACGGCCCGATCGTCCAGGTCGTTCGTCGGCTCGTCCAGGAGCAGCAGTTCGGGGCGGGCGGCCAGGACGCCGGCCAGGGCGAGCCGTGAGCGCTCGCCGCCGGAGAGGGAGCCGAGCCGGCGGTCCCGGCGGAGCGCCGGCAGGCCGAGGTGGTGCATCGCGATGTCCACCCGGTGGTCGGCGTCGTAGCCGCCCCGTGCCTCGTAGCGTCCGAGGAGCGCGCCGTACGCGGCGAGTGCCGCCGGGCCCCCGCCGTCACCGAGCGCCTGCTCGGCCCGGCGCAGCTCCGTTTCCAGGGCACGCAGGTCCGCGAGGGCCAGGTCGACGGCGTCCTGGACGGTGGCGGTCGGGGGGAGGGGAACGGTCTGCGGCAGGTAGCCGATGCCGCCGGCGGCGGACACGGTCACCTCGCCGCTGTCCGGGCGTTCCTGGCCCGCGATGAGCCGGAGGAGAGTGGATTTGCCGGCGCCGTTGTCGCCGATCAGCCCGGCTTTCTCGCCGGGTTTCAGGGTGAAGGAGACCCGGTCCACGACGGTGTGGCCGGGGTAGTGCTTGGTGACGTCGTGGAGGGTGAGTTGTGAGGTGCGCAAGGCGGGGTCCTTCTGGCCTCGGAGTTCGGTCCGGGCCGGATCGGGGTGGAGGGCTGCTCGGCGGGGCGCGGCGGCGGCAGTCGAGTGCAGTGCACTGCGAAGCTCCGCGGTCGGCGCCGGTGGTCTCACAGGGAACCCATGCGGGAGACCGTACGCTACGACGGGGGAAGCCGCAAGACGGAACGTCTCGTCTTGCGTGACGTTCCGACGGATCGGCCGAACACTCCCCGCTCCGCGCCCGTGCGGCGGTCTGACGGCCGAGGGGCTCTGGCCGGACATCACGCGGCGGTCCGTCCAGCGAATGTTTCCGACCCGCACGCGGCGCCTCGGGGCACGGGCCGTTCCGCCGTCCCTCGCCGCTGGAAGTGCCGTTTCCTGCTGGGGGTTGTTGTACCCAAGACGCGCGTCGGCGGACCTCCCGGGTCCGGTGTGGTCCCGGGAGATCCGCCGATGTGATCCCCTGTCGCGCGCTCGCGGGGCGCCGCCCGCTAGCCGGCCAGCGTCCCTCGGTAGCCGACGGGGCCTTCGCCCGGGAACTGGGCGGTGCCCTGGAAGGTGCTTCCTCCGTCGAAGAAGGTCACCGAACCGTTTCCGGCGTCACCGCTCCACGTCACCGTGGTCCCGGTGCTCGGCGGGCTGTCCTCGGGCACGACCTGGTTGCGGTTGACGATGTTCACCGTGAGTGGTGCGTCATCCTGCCAGCCTCCGCCGCCGGTGTGGATCTGCGTGTCATACGTCGCCATGGTGCCCTCTCGGCTTCGACAGGCCCGCTGAGCCCGCCGTCCCTGCTGTCTGCGCCCACAGCCTCACCAGGCACCATGCCGCTCAACCGCCATCACGCCCCGCTCCTGCCCAAACCACCCGTCAGAGTGATCAACGCCCCGTGCTGGGGCCTGGAGACCCGTCGGTGTCCGGGGCGGCCGGTGCGCTGTCCGTGCCGTAGAACCGGCCCTGGTCGCACAGGGCGTCGATCTCCGCGTTCTCCTCGTCGCTCAGCTGCGCGTCCAGCGCTTCGCCGATGACGCGTCGGGCGCGGGCCAGACGCCGGGCGACATCCCAGTCCGCGACGAACGCGCCGACGGTGGACTCGTCGGCGGTCCCGGATGCCCGGCGGGAGCCCAGGCGGTCGAGGGAGACGACGAACTCGTCGAGGTCCCGCAGCATGGCGACGACCTCGCCGAGGGGGAGGGTGATCTCACGGGAGGACATGTCCATGGGCCGAGTCGTCTCCGGATCCGGGGTTCGGGGCGGGTGCGGGCGCCCGGTTCGGCCGAGGCGCCGAGTCGGGCGTTCCGAGCGGGCGCAGGGGGACCTGCCGGCGCACGCAGCCGTCGGGTCCCGGCGTCCCCCAGCGAACCGGTTCCGCTCGACCCGGCCGATTCTGGCACCCTCGGTGCGTCGCGTGCGCGCTGTCTCCCGTGATCCTCTGATGGTTGAGTGGGCGTCCGGGCGGGCGGACCCGTCGACGTGGGCAGGACGTGGAAGGGGTGCGGGTGGAGCCGTTGCGGGCGGGTGACCCACGGGAGGTGGGGGGTTTCGCACTGCGTGGCCGATTGGGCGCAGGAGGGATGGGACAGGTGTTCCTCGGGCGGTCGCCGGGGGGACGGGCGGTGGCCGTGAAAGTCGTGCATCCCCATCTGGCGCGCCAA
Proteins encoded:
- a CDS encoding TlrC/CarA/OleB/SrmB family ABC-F type ribosomal protection protein — its product is MRTSQLTLHDVTKHYPGHTVVDRVSFTLKPGEKAGLIGDNGAGKSTLLRLIAGQERPDSGEVTVSAAGGIGYLPQTVPLPPTATVQDAVDLALADLRALETELRRAEQALGDGGGPAALAAYGALLGRYEARGGYDADHRVDIAMHHLGLPALRRDRRLGSLSGGERSRLALAGVLAARPELLLLDEPTNDLDDRAVEWLEAQLRAHQGIVLAVTHDRVFLERLTTTVLEAEAGKVTRYGDGYTGYRTAKAAERRRRLQEHKEWRAELARNERLAVGHAARLDTIPRKASLANFGHGGFRARGRAHGAMARIRNARERVERLTANPVAPPPDPLAFTSRIRMAEDVAHDTGTTPAETPAAQLTDIRVGDRLRLDSLTLGRHGRLLVTGPNGAGKTTLLKLLAGELRPDEGAVRVPGRVGHLRQDETPWPSDLTVAEAFGLGRVGSADEHADALLALGLFHPAELRLRMGELSYGQRRRVDLARLVAEPADLLLLDEPTNHLSPALVEELEEALTGYAGALVLVTHDRALRTRFHGEHLELPRTAAIRAA